Proteins from one Halovivax limisalsi genomic window:
- a CDS encoding ketopantoate reductase family protein, whose protein sequence is MDIVVFGAGSLGSLVGGLLAREHDVTLVGREPHVARIEREGLVVEGRIDAHVHPRATADGSGLAADLAVVTVKSFDTGAAGATLATGSYDAALSLQNGMGNEATLADHLSCPVLAGTVTYGAVRSAPGRVECTGVGTVTLGPRRGGATPLADRIGIAFETAGIATTIAPDMPRRLWRKLAVNAGINPVTALARVENGATLESPARDLAADAARETARVARAEGIDLSDDEALEAVESVARATADNRSSMLQDVDSGARTEIGAISGYVVERARATGIDVPTNRTLARAIRAWERGRNVR, encoded by the coding sequence ATGGATATCGTCGTCTTCGGCGCTGGCAGCCTCGGGAGCCTCGTCGGCGGGTTGCTCGCGCGCGAACACGACGTGACGCTCGTCGGACGCGAACCCCACGTCGCCCGGATCGAGCGCGAGGGGCTCGTCGTGGAGGGTCGGATCGACGCACACGTCCACCCGCGGGCGACGGCCGACGGGTCGGGACTGGCGGCCGACCTCGCCGTCGTGACGGTCAAATCGTTCGACACCGGCGCGGCCGGCGCAACGCTCGCGACCGGCTCGTACGACGCGGCGCTCTCGCTGCAGAACGGCATGGGCAACGAAGCGACGCTGGCCGACCACCTCTCGTGTCCGGTTCTCGCCGGCACGGTGACCTACGGGGCGGTGCGGTCTGCTCCTGGTCGCGTCGAGTGCACGGGCGTCGGAACGGTCACCTTGGGCCCCCGTCGAGGCGGGGCGACCCCGCTCGCCGACCGAATCGGGATCGCGTTCGAGACGGCGGGGATCGCGACGACGATCGCTCCGGACATGCCGCGTCGGCTGTGGCGGAAACTCGCTGTGAACGCGGGCATCAATCCGGTCACCGCACTTGCCCGGGTCGAAAACGGTGCGACACTCGAGTCGCCCGCCCGCGATCTCGCCGCGGACGCCGCTCGCGAGACGGCCCGCGTCGCACGGGCCGAGGGTATCGACCTGTCCGACGACGAGGCGCTCGAGGCCGTCGAGTCGGTCGCCCGCGCGACCGCCGACAACCGCTCGTCGATGCTCCAGGACGTCGACTCCGGGGCGCGAACCGAGATCGGAGCCATCTCGGGGTACGTCGTCGAGCGGGCACGGGCGACAGGCATCGACGTCCCGACGAACCGTACGTTGGCCCGCGCGATTCGAGCCTGGGAGCGTGGCCGCAACGTCCGATAG
- a CDS encoding DUF7130 family rubredoxin-like protein: MDESGATPTGTKPDEDAPTVALGKSVYDEGGTVLGTVRGVDDDGFYVTTRDGIDSLSVEHVRSGQAFGEAELMWRCTVCGEMGEISDGLPATCPNCGSEKEELMYWTED, from the coding sequence ATGGACGAATCAGGGGCGACTCCGACGGGGACGAAACCGGACGAGGACGCGCCGACGGTCGCGCTCGGGAAGTCGGTCTACGACGAGGGAGGGACGGTCCTCGGAACCGTTCGCGGCGTCGACGACGACGGATTCTACGTGACCACCCGGGACGGGATCGACTCGCTGTCGGTCGAACACGTCCGCTCCGGGCAGGCCTTCGGCGAAGCCGAACTGATGTGGCGCTGTACGGTCTGCGGCGAGATGGGCGAGATCAGCGACGGACTGCCGGCGACCTGTCCGAACTGCGGGAGCGAAAAGGAGGAATTGATGTACTGGACGGAGGACTGA
- a CDS encoding DNA polymerase sliding clamp — protein MFKAIVSAETLSSALDSVSVLVEECKIHLEEDGLRIRAVDPANVGMVDLSLDADAFESYEADGGLIGVDLSRLEDIASMAESGQLIQLELDEETRKLHAQIEGLEYTLALIDPDSIRQEPDIPDLDLPARIVLEGKDVNRAVKAADMVSDHIALGVDASEKQFYVDAEGDTDDVHLELTDDELIDLEAGDAHSLFSLDYLKDMNKAIPADAEVTADLGEEFPIKLYYGFAEGQGQVTYMLAPRIQSD, from the coding sequence ATGTTCAAGGCCATCGTGAGCGCGGAGACGCTCTCCAGCGCGCTGGACTCGGTGAGCGTGCTGGTCGAGGAGTGCAAGATCCACCTCGAGGAGGACGGTCTCCGCATCCGCGCGGTCGACCCGGCGAACGTGGGCATGGTCGATCTCTCCCTCGACGCGGACGCGTTCGAGTCCTACGAGGCCGACGGCGGCCTCATCGGCGTCGACCTCTCCCGGCTCGAAGATATCGCCAGCATGGCCGAATCCGGCCAGCTGATCCAGCTCGAACTCGACGAGGAGACGCGGAAACTCCACGCCCAGATCGAGGGGCTGGAGTACACGCTCGCGCTGATCGATCCCGACTCCATCCGCCAGGAACCGGACATTCCGGATCTCGATCTGCCGGCGCGGATCGTCCTCGAGGGCAAGGACGTCAACCGGGCGGTCAAGGCCGCCGACATGGTCTCCGATCACATCGCCCTGGGCGTCGACGCGAGCGAGAAGCAGTTCTACGTCGACGCGGAAGGCGACACCGACGACGTCCACCTCGAACTCACCGACGACGAGCTGATCGACCTCGAAGCCGGCGACGCTCACTCCCTGTTCAGCCTCGACTACCTGAAGGACATGAATAAGGCCATCCCCGCCGACGCGGAGGTCACCGCGGACCTCGGCGAGGAGTTCCCCATCAAGCTCTACTACGGCTTCGCCGAGGGACAGGGCCAGGTCACCTACATGCTGGCGCCTCGCATCCAGAGCGACTGA